Proteins encoded in a region of the Suncus etruscus isolate mSunEtr1 chromosome 1, mSunEtr1.pri.cur, whole genome shotgun sequence genome:
- the CYGB gene encoding cytoglobin, giving the protein MEKVPGEMEELSEAERKAVQATWARLYANREDVGVAILVRFFVNFPSAKQYFSQFEHMEAPLEMERSPQLRKHACRVMGALNTVVENLHDPEKVSAVLALVGKAHALKHKVEPVYFKILSGVILDVIAEEFANDFPAETQRAWAKLRGLICSHVTAAYKEVGWVQQVPGVATPPATLPASGP; this is encoded by the exons ATGGAGAAAGTGCCCGGAGAGATGGAGGAGCTGTCCGAGGCGGAGAGGAAGGCGGTGCAAGCGACGTGGGCCCGGCTCTATGCCAACCGCGAGGACGTGGGGGTGGCCATCCTGGTGAG GTTCTTTGTGAACTTCCCGTCGGCCAAGCAGTACTTCAGCCAGTTCGAGCACATGGAGGCACCCCTCGAGATGGAGCGCAGCCCCCAGCTGCGGAAGCACGCGTGCCGGGTCATGGGCGCCCTCAACACGGTGGTAGAGAATTTGCACGACCCCGAGAAGGTCTCGGCCGTGCTGGCGCTGGTGGGCAAGGCACATGCGCTCAAGCACAAGGTGGAGCCCGTGTACTTCAAG ATCCTCTCTGGGGTCATTCTGGACGTGATCGCCGAGGAGTTTGCCAACGACTTCCCGGCCGAGACGCAGCGCGCGTGGGCCAAGCTGCGTGGTCTCATATGCAGCCATGTGACGGCCGCCTACAAGGAAGTGGGCTGGGTGCAGCAGGTCCCCGGCGTGGCCAC